In the Desulfitobacterium hafniense DCB-2 genome, TTCAGACAATGGATTTTCGGTATTCCGCCGGAGTCATGCCCATGACCGATTTAAAAGCGGCGGCGAACTTGCTGGCATTGTCATAGCCCATCTGCTGAGCAATCGTTGTGATGCTTTCTTTGGTCTGACGGAGTTTGATAGCCGCGGCATTCATGCGGTAGGACTTGCTATAAGCATAGATCGAGGTTCCATACACTCCTTTAAAGCAGTTTTTCATAGCGGTAATGGGAAAATCAAACTCAACGGACAATTGCTCCAGAGTGTAATGGTGCTGGGGGTTTTCCGTAATCAAGGCCATAACACTCTTAACTTTTTCGACCTGAGTTTTATAAAAATAAGGTCTTTCCCTGCTTCCTTCAGGAATCTCCAGGGTACTCAGGAAAAGCAGCATCTCCAGAACCTTAATTTTGAAAAAGGTGTCACGAATCGTTTCCGGTACGGAATAAAGCTCGGAAAAAATATGCTCAATGCTTGCCCCTGCCCGCATAATAAAGAGCTGGCCCTTGCTGCAGAATTTGTCCCGAAGGGCGTTCACATCCACTGAAAAACCTGCCAATATTCCCGGCAGCACTGCCCCGGCCTCCTCAAGACATAGGGCAACCGTGATGCCGTGATAATGGCGCAGCGGAAAACGGAACATTCCGGCATGATCCACACGGGTGCTCATCTGCAGATCGCCGGCCTCCATATACTGGCACCTGCCATCCTCCATCTCCCACTCCAACCGCCCTTCCCGGCAATGATCAATGCAAAACATGTCCGTTCCGGGACGAAAATAGGACGTACAAGATTCCAGATGGAAATCATTATAGAGGAGGCTCACTCCCGGAAAAACCGGA is a window encoding:
- a CDS encoding helix-turn-helix domain-containing protein → MTLEEAADLGKNVSPIDKSESCTVFRLQDSTGDGLMRVYPVFPGVSLLYNDFHLESCTSYFRPGTDMFCIDHCREGRLEWEMEDGRCQYMEAGDLQMSTRVDHAGMFRFPLRHYHGITVALCLEEAGAVLPGILAGFSVDVNALRDKFCSKGQLFIMRAGASIEHIFSELYSVPETIRDTFFKIKVLEMLLFLSTLEIPEGSRERPYFYKTQVEKVKSVMALITENPQHHYTLEQLSVEFDFPITAMKNCFKGVYGTSIYAYSKSYRMNAAAIKLRQTKESITTIAQQMGYDNASKFAAAFKSVMGMTPAEYRKSIV